A region of Planococcus sp. MSAK28401 DNA encodes the following proteins:
- a CDS encoding ABC transporter permease, producing MSNRATNLLVPIVSVVLGLIVGAIIMLVSGYSPIEGYAALWNGIFGDLYTIGETLRQITPYLLAGLAVAFAFRSGLFNIGVEGQLIVGWFAAAYVGVAVELPKIIHLPLAILAAAVAGALWGFVPGLLKAKFRVHEVIVTIMMNYIALHVTNALIRTVSEGGDRTERIFASASLRSEFLENLTEFSRLHLGLLLALIMVAVMWFILEKTTLGFELKAVGFNQHASEYAGMNVNKNIVMAMVISGAFAGLAGAMEALGTFEYVSSKGGFTGIGFDGIAVALLGMNTPLGVIFGATLFGSLKYGALNMPNAAGIPIEIVEIVIAVIIFFVASGYIIRLLLLRAAGKKKEAK from the coding sequence GTGTCGAATAGAGCGACAAACTTGCTGGTCCCGATCGTTTCCGTCGTGCTTGGCCTGATCGTTGGGGCGATCATCATGCTCGTCAGCGGCTATAGCCCGATCGAAGGCTATGCTGCATTATGGAACGGTATTTTTGGGGACCTTTACACAATCGGCGAAACGCTTCGCCAAATTACACCTTATCTATTGGCTGGTTTAGCCGTTGCATTCGCTTTCCGCTCAGGGCTCTTCAATATCGGGGTCGAAGGGCAATTGATCGTCGGCTGGTTCGCCGCAGCTTATGTGGGCGTAGCGGTTGAACTGCCGAAAATTATCCATTTGCCGCTAGCGATTTTGGCAGCGGCTGTAGCAGGTGCATTATGGGGCTTTGTTCCGGGGCTATTGAAAGCCAAGTTCCGCGTACACGAAGTTATTGTCACAATCATGATGAACTATATTGCACTTCATGTTACCAATGCCTTAATCCGAACGGTATCCGAAGGAGGAGACCGCACGGAGCGGATTTTCGCCAGTGCTTCCCTTCGTTCTGAATTTCTGGAGAACTTGACAGAATTTTCCCGGTTGCACTTGGGCTTATTGCTGGCGCTGATCATGGTCGCCGTCATGTGGTTCATCCTGGAGAAGACGACGCTCGGCTTCGAGCTGAAAGCGGTCGGTTTCAACCAGCATGCTTCTGAATATGCAGGGATGAACGTTAACAAAAACATCGTCATGGCGATGGTCATTTCCGGCGCATTTGCCGGTCTTGCGGGTGCGATGGAAGCACTTGGGACGTTTGAGTACGTTTCGTCAAAAGGTGGTTTCACCGGAATCGGCTTTGACGGCATCGCCGTCGCGCTTCTCGGAATGAATACGCCGCTTGGTGTCATTTTCGGGGCTACGTTATTCGGTTCCTTGAAATACGGCGCTCTCAATATGCCGAATGCTGCAGGCATTCCGATCGAGATTGTTGAAATTGTCATCGCCGTAATCATTTTCTTCGTAGCATCTGGCTATATCATTCGTTTGCTGCTGCTCCGAGCGGCCGGCAAAAAGAAGGAGGCGAAGTGA
- a CDS encoding ABC transporter ATP-binding protein yields MEYVIEMLNIRKEFGNFVANDNITLQLEKGEIHALLGENGAGKSTLMNVLFGLYQPEGGEIRVRGKKVDISNPNVANDLGIGMVHQHFMLVENFSVTENIILGSEPTKMGVTNKKDAAQKVAKLSEQYGLNVDPYAIIEDISVGMQQRVEILKTLYRGAEILIFDEPTASLTPQEITELIQIMKRLIAEGKSIILITHKLKEIMDVSDRVTVIRKGQGIGTVTTSETNPNDLAALMVGRQVTFKTEKGPASPTEEILSVKDLVVEDYRGIAKVKNLNLTVRKGEIVGIAGIDGNGQSELIEAITGLRKVKSGKVIIHGKDVTGMKPRKVTESGVGHIPQDRHKHGLVLDFPIGHNIALQTYYTAPISKSGIMDYNKITEKAQQIIKDFDVRTQGPHEPARALSGGNQQKAIIGREVDRNPDLLIAALPTRGLDVGAIEFIHSRLIEQRDNGKAVLLISFELDEVMNVSDRIAVIHDGEIVDVVIPEETTEQQLGLLMAGHADKDKKGGKHRVE; encoded by the coding sequence GTGGAATATGTTATTGAAATGCTGAATATCCGCAAAGAGTTCGGGAACTTTGTCGCCAACGACAATATCACCTTGCAGCTTGAAAAAGGGGAAATTCATGCACTGCTCGGTGAAAACGGGGCAGGAAAATCCACCTTGATGAACGTCTTGTTTGGATTGTATCAACCGGAAGGCGGCGAAATCCGGGTCAGAGGGAAGAAAGTGGATATTTCCAACCCGAACGTAGCGAACGATCTCGGAATCGGCATGGTGCACCAACACTTTATGCTGGTCGAGAATTTCAGTGTCACCGAAAACATTATACTCGGCAGCGAGCCGACTAAAATGGGCGTCACCAACAAAAAAGATGCCGCACAAAAAGTGGCGAAATTATCTGAGCAATATGGCTTGAATGTCGATCCATATGCCATCATCGAAGACATTTCAGTCGGCATGCAGCAGCGCGTGGAAATTTTGAAAACACTTTACCGCGGCGCAGAAATTTTGATATTCGATGAGCCGACAGCTTCACTGACGCCTCAGGAGATCACGGAATTGATCCAGATTATGAAGCGTTTAATTGCAGAAGGCAAGTCGATCATTTTGATCACCCACAAATTAAAAGAAATCATGGATGTTTCAGACCGTGTGACTGTAATACGTAAAGGTCAAGGCATCGGGACGGTGACGACATCGGAAACCAACCCGAATGATTTGGCAGCCTTAATGGTCGGTCGCCAAGTTACATTCAAGACCGAAAAAGGGCCGGCAAGCCCAACGGAAGAGATCTTGTCTGTCAAAGATCTCGTTGTCGAGGACTACCGCGGCATCGCCAAGGTGAAAAACTTGAATTTGACCGTTCGTAAAGGTGAAATTGTCGGAATTGCGGGAATCGACGGCAACGGGCAGTCCGAATTGATCGAAGCAATTACCGGGCTTAGAAAAGTCAAGAGCGGGAAAGTTATAATCCACGGCAAAGACGTTACCGGGATGAAACCGCGCAAAGTGACGGAATCCGGCGTCGGCCATATCCCGCAAGATCGCCATAAGCACGGCTTGGTACTTGATTTCCCGATCGGCCACAATATTGCATTGCAAACTTACTATACAGCGCCGATCTCGAAGTCCGGCATCATGGACTATAACAAGATTACAGAAAAAGCCCAGCAAATCATCAAGGATTTCGATGTCCGGACGCAAGGGCCACATGAACCGGCCCGCGCTTTGTCTGGGGGCAACCAGCAAAAAGCGATCATTGGCCGTGAAGTCGACCGCAATCCGGATCTGCTCATTGCCGCACTTCCGACGCGCGGTTTGGATGTAGGGGCTATCGAATTTATCCATAGCCGTTTGATCGAACAGCGCGATAACGGCAAAGCGGTTCTATTGATTTCTTTCGAACTGGATGAAGTCATGAATGTCTCCGACCGGATCGCCGTTATTCACGACGGTGAAATCGTCGATGTGGTCATTCCTGAAGAAACGACTGAACAACAACTGGGTCTTCTCATGGCAGGACATGCGGACAAAGACAAGAAAGGCGGGAAGCACCGTGTCGAATAG
- a CDS encoding BMP family lipoprotein, with amino-acid sequence MIKRKFGVGLSLMLAAGVLAACGSEEDTSNGGDSAEGGEGTEEASDFSVAMVTDVGGVDDKSFNQSAWEGVQQFGEENGLEKGDGGFDYLQSASDADYNTNLNNLIRRDFDVVFGIGFLMEGAVKEIAEQQPDAQIAIIDAVVDAPNVASVLFKEQEGAFLAGVAAALMTETDKIGFVGGMEIPVIERFESGFLEGVKAVDDSIEVDVQYTGAFDKAELGKTTANRMYSAGADIIFHAAGGTGNGVFTEAKERIEANPDEKVWVIGVDADQYEEGQAGDVNVTLTSVLKRVDTAVINISEQAMNGEFPGGETVTYGLSDDGVALADSRGAIPEDVMSQIEEYKEKVISGEIEVPETVSE; translated from the coding sequence TTGATTAAACGTAAATTTGGCGTAGGCTTATCATTAATGCTGGCGGCTGGAGTTCTTGCAGCATGCGGCAGCGAAGAAGATACTTCGAACGGCGGCGACTCTGCTGAAGGCGGAGAAGGCACTGAAGAAGCAAGCGATTTCTCTGTAGCGATGGTTACGGATGTCGGAGGCGTCGATGACAAATCCTTCAACCAATCTGCCTGGGAAGGCGTTCAGCAATTCGGTGAAGAAAATGGCCTTGAAAAAGGCGACGGCGGGTTCGATTACCTTCAGTCTGCTTCTGACGCTGATTACAACACCAACTTGAATAACTTGATCCGCCGTGATTTCGATGTGGTCTTCGGGATTGGCTTCTTGATGGAAGGCGCTGTCAAAGAAATCGCTGAACAGCAGCCGGATGCACAAATCGCCATCATCGATGCGGTAGTTGATGCTCCGAATGTTGCAAGTGTCTTGTTCAAAGAGCAAGAAGGGGCATTCCTTGCAGGGGTTGCTGCAGCATTAATGACAGAAACCGATAAAATCGGTTTTGTCGGCGGCATGGAGATCCCAGTTATCGAACGCTTTGAATCCGGCTTCCTTGAAGGGGTAAAAGCTGTTGATGATTCAATCGAAGTCGATGTTCAATATACAGGTGCTTTTGATAAAGCAGAATTGGGTAAAACAACTGCTAACCGCATGTACAGTGCTGGGGCAGATATCATTTTCCACGCTGCAGGCGGAACGGGTAACGGTGTATTCACTGAAGCAAAAGAGCGCATCGAAGCTAACCCTGATGAAAAAGTATGGGTTATCGGCGTTGATGCTGACCAATACGAAGAAGGACAAGCTGGCGATGTAAACGTTACATTGACTTCAGTTTTAAAACGCGTAGATACAGCGGTTATCAACATTTCTGAACAAGCGATGAACGGCGAATTCCCAGGTGGGGAAACGGTTACTTATGGTTTGTCTGACGATGGAGTAGCCCTTGCGGATTCACGCGGCGCGATTCCAGAAGATGTCATGAGCCAGATTGAAGAGTACAAAGAGAAAGTAATTTCAGGAGAAATCGAAGTTCCTGAAACAGTCTCTGAATAA
- a CDS encoding GntR family transcriptional regulator, with protein MTIKSDHRALYLQVIDRMKQDIASGVYKEKEKLPSEFELSKSLGVSRATLREALRLLEEDNVIVRRHGVGTFVNSKPVFSSGIEELTSVSDMIRQAGMEPGVVYLSTSESICSEEDVNRFHCNPDDTVISIERVRTANGEPVVYCIDKVPSVYMPEGFLGRKESSIFSALEESGDIRISYAVTFIDPTGYHEEASPILECDPETALLVLKQHHYDENDRLVLYSKNYFRADKFSFHVVRKRL; from the coding sequence ATGACAATCAAATCGGATCACCGTGCATTGTATCTCCAAGTGATCGATCGAATGAAGCAGGATATTGCTTCGGGTGTCTATAAAGAGAAAGAGAAATTGCCATCCGAGTTCGAATTATCGAAATCACTTGGAGTGAGCCGTGCGACTCTACGCGAGGCGCTGCGGCTCCTGGAAGAAGATAATGTAATCGTCAGGCGCCACGGTGTCGGGACGTTTGTCAATTCGAAACCGGTATTTTCATCGGGCATCGAGGAATTGACAAGCGTCTCCGATATGATCCGGCAGGCGGGAATGGAACCCGGAGTGGTCTACCTGAGCACTTCGGAGTCCATTTGTTCTGAAGAAGATGTTAACCGCTTTCATTGCAATCCGGATGATACTGTCATTTCCATTGAACGCGTCCGAACGGCAAACGGGGAGCCTGTCGTCTATTGCATCGACAAAGTGCCTTCCGTCTACATGCCCGAAGGTTTTCTCGGACGCAAAGAAAGCTCCATTTTCTCGGCGCTTGAAGAATCCGGCGATATCCGCATTTCCTATGCGGTCACCTTCATCGACCCGACAGGGTATCACGAAGAAGCGTCGCCGATTCTCGAATGCGACCCGGAAACTGCATTACTTGTCTTAAAACAGCATCATTATGATGAAAACGATCGCTTGGTGCTATATTCCAAGAACTACTTCCGTGCTGACAAGTTCAGCTTCCACGTAGTTCGCAAACGTCTGTAA
- a CDS encoding FtsK/SpoIIIE family DNA translocase, with protein MAPSRTNKKTTTTTKPRTKPRTKPKPKAKAKKKRQPVPMIAYEVTGLIMIGIAILMVFRLGLIGRMFNNMAEYLLGYLAFLAPLALIAAALHIMVKRSLPKIRAKIAAGSIFLLAGALLISHLIWAAGSILPITSANVLSETSKMTQMTGTIWGNYEATGGGFFGAVLYALLHVLFATAGTWVIAIILLSIGAIILTGKTAAPVIAERLPVVGEAMRSLAERFKPERKPAKKQPRRKNAPEKVLEMNEQLAYDDALEETETETETTLVFDKETEREPEEEKEPIISAFTEKVKPKRQEAEKEKPKTEASEEIRHVDPETGEILKEPVMSMKEEAENEDYALPPIDLLTLPPHSDQSGEYSGIQKNAKKLEKTFQSFGVRAKVTQVHLGPAVTKYEVLPDVGVKVSKIVSLHDDLALALAARDIRIEAPIPGKSAIGIEVPNTEVAVVSLREVLESEENNRPDSKLLFGLGRDVTGQAVMTELNKMPHLLVAGSTGSGKSVCINGIITSIIMRAKPHEVKMMMIDPKMVELNVYNGIPHLLAPVVTDPRKAAQALKKIVSEMERRYELFSHTGTRNIEGYNDYVDTFNAENEEKHPKLPFIVVIVDELADLMMVASNEVEDAITRLAQMARAAGIHLIIATQRPSVNVITGVIKANIPSRIAFAVSSAIDSRTILDMGGAEKLLGRGDMLFLGAGQSKPVRVQGAFLSDTEVEKIVDFSIEQQKAQYQEDMIPSDVEEVSIDQETDELYEEAVQLVTEMQTASVSMLQRRFRVGYSRAARIIDQMEQRGVVGPYEGSKPRHVLVPKQEEY; from the coding sequence ATGGCGCCAAGCCGCACAAACAAAAAAACCACCACCACCACCAAGCCGCGTACTAAGCCGCGCACGAAACCGAAGCCGAAAGCGAAAGCGAAGAAAAAACGCCAACCGGTTCCGATGATCGCCTATGAAGTCACTGGCCTCATCATGATCGGGATCGCGATCTTAATGGTCTTTAGGCTCGGCTTGATCGGCCGCATGTTCAACAATATGGCTGAGTATCTGCTCGGTTATTTGGCCTTTCTCGCACCACTGGCATTGATCGCAGCCGCACTTCACATCATGGTCAAACGTAGCTTGCCGAAAATCCGCGCGAAAATTGCAGCCGGCTCTATATTTCTCCTTGCTGGCGCTTTATTGATCAGCCATTTGATCTGGGCAGCAGGTTCGATCTTGCCGATCACTTCTGCAAATGTCTTGTCGGAAACGTCGAAAATGACGCAAATGACCGGCACAATCTGGGGGAATTACGAAGCGACCGGCGGCGGGTTTTTCGGCGCCGTGCTGTATGCGCTGCTTCACGTGCTATTTGCGACAGCCGGCACATGGGTCATCGCCATCATCCTATTGTCGATCGGGGCGATCATCTTAACTGGCAAAACGGCTGCGCCAGTCATTGCAGAGCGCTTGCCGGTCGTCGGCGAAGCGATGCGGTCACTCGCAGAACGCTTCAAGCCGGAACGCAAACCGGCGAAAAAGCAGCCGCGCAGAAAAAATGCCCCTGAAAAGGTATTGGAAATGAATGAGCAATTGGCTTATGACGATGCGCTGGAAGAAACAGAGACAGAGACAGAGACGACGCTGGTCTTTGATAAAGAGACTGAGCGTGAGCCGGAAGAGGAAAAAGAGCCGATCATTTCGGCATTTACAGAAAAGGTCAAGCCGAAGCGCCAGGAGGCAGAGAAGGAAAAACCGAAAACCGAGGCTTCCGAAGAAATCAGGCATGTTGACCCAGAAACGGGAGAGATCTTGAAAGAGCCGGTCATGTCGATGAAAGAAGAAGCGGAAAACGAAGATTATGCCTTGCCGCCGATCGATCTATTGACCTTGCCGCCGCATAGCGACCAAAGCGGTGAATATTCAGGCATCCAAAAAAACGCCAAAAAACTCGAGAAAACCTTCCAAAGCTTCGGTGTTCGCGCAAAAGTGACGCAAGTCCATTTGGGGCCTGCCGTGACGAAATATGAAGTGCTGCCGGATGTCGGCGTGAAAGTCAGCAAAATCGTCAGCCTTCACGACGATTTGGCATTGGCGCTTGCCGCTCGCGATATCCGCATTGAAGCACCGATTCCTGGAAAATCGGCGATCGGCATTGAAGTGCCGAATACCGAAGTCGCAGTCGTGAGCCTTCGGGAAGTACTAGAATCGGAAGAAAACAACCGTCCCGACTCGAAATTATTGTTCGGTCTCGGCCGCGACGTCACGGGCCAAGCGGTCATGACCGAACTCAATAAAATGCCCCATCTGCTCGTGGCAGGTTCTACAGGCAGCGGGAAATCGGTATGCATCAACGGCATTATCACGAGCATCATCATGCGCGCCAAGCCACATGAAGTGAAGATGATGATGATTGACCCGAAAATGGTCGAACTGAATGTCTACAATGGCATTCCTCATCTACTCGCACCAGTAGTGACAGACCCACGCAAAGCGGCACAAGCATTAAAGAAAATCGTCTCGGAAATGGAGCGGCGCTATGAGCTGTTTTCCCATACCGGTACACGCAATATCGAAGGCTATAACGATTATGTCGACACATTCAACGCAGAAAACGAAGAAAAGCATCCGAAGCTGCCGTTTATTGTTGTCATCGTCGATGAATTGGCGGATTTGATGATGGTCGCGTCCAACGAAGTGGAAGATGCCATCACGCGGCTTGCGCAAATGGCGCGTGCTGCCGGCATCCATTTGATCATCGCCACACAGCGCCCGAGCGTAAATGTCATCACCGGCGTTATCAAGGCGAACATCCCGTCGCGCATCGCATTTGCGGTGTCATCCGCAATCGACTCACGCACCATTCTCGACATGGGCGGGGCAGAGAAATTGCTCGGCCGTGGCGATATGCTGTTCCTCGGTGCCGGACAATCAAAACCGGTGCGCGTGCAAGGGGCGTTCCTGTCAGATACTGAAGTAGAAAAAATCGTCGACTTTTCAATCGAACAGCAAAAAGCGCAATACCAGGAAGACATGATCCCATCAGATGTGGAAGAAGTAAGCATCGACCAGGAAACAGACGAACTTTATGAGGAAGCGGTGCAATTGGTCACAGAAATGCAGACGGCATCCGTATCGATGCTGCAGCGCAGGTTCCGTGTTGGCTATTCCCGTGCCGCCCGAATCATAGACCAAATGGAGCAGCGCGGGGTCGTCGGACCATATGAAGGCAGTAAGCCGCGCCATGTACTGGTTCCTAAGCAGGAAGAATACTGA
- a CDS encoding ribonuclease J encodes MSKIKNEVIRVIPLGGVGEIGKAMYVIDIDDDLFVVDSGLMFPEDEMLGVDIVIPDVTYLEENKDRVKGIFLTHGHEDAIGSIAYLLKKVQAPVYGSKLTIALAKEHVKELGSLKHHKFFEVTNKSRMNFDKTHVTFFHTTHSIPDALGIVFHTSEGAIVHTGEFKFDQSMQGSYRPDYAKMAKLGEDGVLMLLSDSTEAERPGYTTSETVVADHILTAFHQAPGRILVSLYSSNFIRIQQVFDIAHQTGKKVAVIGKSLEKSYEVGLRLGYLEVDEDTVISLKDLEKYNDDEVVIIVTGNQGEPLEALDKMVRRQHKDVRINETDTVLITFTPSPGMEVPMFQTMNKLAKAGAKVLTSNKKVHVSGHGSQEDLKMMLNLMKPKYFVPIQGEYKMLIAHSKLAQQVGIAKSDIFIADKGDIVEYRKEKVRMSGRVTTGNVLIDGIGIGDVGNIVLRDRKLLSQDGIFIIVVTLNRKEKRIASGPEIISRGFVYVRESEQLLDESSQLVRKVVDKYVTRDAFEWNNIKQEIRDTLNSYLYQQTKRRPMIIPIIMEY; translated from the coding sequence TTGAGTAAAATTAAAAATGAAGTCATAAGAGTCATTCCGCTTGGCGGAGTAGGAGAGATCGGGAAAGCGATGTACGTCATCGATATCGACGATGACCTGTTCGTCGTCGACAGCGGATTGATGTTCCCGGAAGATGAGATGCTCGGCGTCGATATCGTCATTCCGGATGTCACCTATCTCGAAGAAAACAAAGACCGTGTCAAAGGGATCTTCCTGACGCACGGCCATGAAGATGCGATCGGATCGATTGCTTATCTATTGAAGAAAGTCCAAGCACCGGTGTACGGTTCGAAGCTGACTATCGCGCTTGCCAAAGAGCATGTAAAAGAGCTCGGCTCGCTCAAGCACCATAAATTCTTTGAAGTCACGAATAAGAGCCGCATGAATTTCGACAAGACACACGTCACCTTTTTCCATACGACACATAGCATTCCAGATGCACTCGGCATTGTCTTCCATACATCGGAAGGCGCCATCGTTCATACCGGTGAATTTAAATTCGACCAGTCAATGCAAGGCAGCTACCGCCCGGATTATGCCAAAATGGCGAAGCTCGGCGAAGACGGCGTCTTGATGCTGTTGTCAGATTCCACCGAAGCCGAACGCCCGGGCTATACGACATCTGAGACGGTCGTTGCTGATCATATCCTGACGGCATTCCATCAGGCGCCTGGACGTATTCTCGTATCACTTTATTCATCCAACTTTATCCGTATCCAGCAAGTGTTCGACATCGCGCATCAAACCGGCAAGAAAGTCGCCGTGATTGGTAAAAGCCTCGAGAAGAGCTATGAAGTCGGCTTGCGCCTTGGCTATTTAGAAGTCGATGAAGATACGGTTATTTCCTTGAAAGACTTGGAGAAATACAATGACGATGAAGTTGTCATCATCGTGACCGGCAACCAGGGTGAACCGCTTGAAGCGCTTGACAAAATGGTCAGACGCCAGCATAAAGATGTGCGCATCAATGAGACGGATACGGTATTGATCACCTTTACGCCGTCGCCGGGCATGGAAGTGCCGATGTTCCAGACAATGAACAAATTGGCAAAAGCCGGCGCGAAAGTGCTGACATCGAACAAGAAAGTCCACGTTTCCGGCCACGGCAGCCAGGAAGACTTGAAGATGATGCTGAACTTGATGAAGCCGAAGTATTTTGTCCCGATCCAAGGGGAATACAAAATGCTCATCGCCCACTCAAAACTCGCACAGCAAGTCGGCATCGCAAAATCGGATATCTTTATTGCCGATAAAGGCGATATCGTCGAATACAGAAAAGAAAAAGTCCGCATGAGCGGCCGTGTCACGACAGGCAATGTCTTGATCGATGGAATCGGCATCGGGGATGTCGGCAACATCGTCCTCCGTGACCGCAAGCTTTTGTCGCAGGATGGGATCTTTATCATCGTTGTTACCTTGAACCGCAAAGAAAAACGCATCGCTTCAGGGCCTGAAATCATTTCCAGAGGCTTTGTCTATGTCCGCGAATCGGAGCAATTGCTCGATGAGTCGAGCCAATTGGTACGCAAAGTCGTCGATAAATATGTGACGCGTGATGCATTCGAATGGAACAACATCAAACAGGAAATTCGCGATACGCTCAACTCGTATCTGTACCAGCAGACGAAGCGGCGTCCGATGATCATTCCGATCATCATGGAATACTAA
- a CDS encoding aspartate-semialdehyde dehydrogenase, with product MGATGAVGQQMKDQLEKRNFPVGDIKFLSSARSAGKEIEFNGQSYTVEEAVPESFEGVDIALFSAGGSISEKFAPEAVKRGAVVVDNTSAFRMDADVPLVVPEVNKSALKGHSGVIANPNCSTIQMVCALQPLKEQFGLQKIIVSTYQAVSGAGIDAINELKEQSADFDNAATAEAKVLPVKSAERHYPIAFNAVPQIDQFADNGYTLEEMKMINETKKIMSDQGLAVAATCVRLPVVTGHSESVYVELGGTPSIEQVREALSGAPGVVLQDNPANQEYPMPLMAAGKDEVFVGRIRKDLDNPNGYHLWVVSDNLIKGAALNSVQIAEALIEEQLL from the coding sequence ATGGGCGCAACTGGTGCCGTCGGTCAGCAAATGAAAGACCAGTTGGAGAAGCGCAATTTCCCTGTCGGGGACATCAAATTCCTGTCTTCTGCCCGCTCTGCCGGCAAGGAAATCGAATTCAACGGACAATCCTATACAGTGGAAGAAGCGGTGCCTGAATCATTTGAGGGTGTAGATATCGCTTTGTTCAGCGCAGGCGGCAGCATCTCCGAGAAATTTGCCCCTGAAGCCGTGAAGCGAGGCGCTGTCGTGGTCGACAATACGAGCGCATTCCGCATGGACGCAGATGTACCGCTCGTGGTTCCTGAAGTGAATAAATCGGCGCTAAAAGGCCATTCCGGCGTGATCGCCAACCCGAATTGCTCGACGATCCAAATGGTATGCGCATTGCAGCCGCTAAAAGAGCAATTCGGCTTGCAGAAAATCATTGTTTCCACTTACCAAGCGGTTTCGGGCGCTGGCATCGATGCGATCAATGAGTTGAAAGAACAATCAGCGGATTTCGATAACGCAGCAACCGCAGAAGCGAAAGTTTTGCCTGTGAAGTCAGCTGAGCGCCATTACCCGATTGCCTTCAATGCAGTCCCGCAAATCGACCAATTCGCTGACAACGGCTATACCTTGGAAGAAATGAAAATGATCAACGAAACGAAGAAAATTATGAGCGACCAAGGCTTGGCAGTAGCGGCGACTTGTGTGCGCTTGCCGGTCGTAACTGGCCACTCCGAATCCGTCTATGTGGAACTGGGCGGCACGCCGTCCATCGAGCAAGTGAGAGAGGCGCTGAGCGGCGCGCCAGGCGTTGTGCTGCAAGACAATCCCGCCAATCAGGAATACCCGATGCCTTTGATGGCAGCAGGGAAAGACGAGGTGTTCGTCGGCCGTATCCGCAAAGACCTCGACAACCCGAATGGCTATCATTTATGGGTCGTCTCCGATAATTTGATCAAAGGCGCGGCATTGAACTCAGTTCAAATCGCTGAAGCGCTCATCGAAGAACAATTGCTGTAA
- a CDS encoding M16 family metallopeptidase, translated as MVTTYTCQNGLRIVSEHIPHFRSVAVGVFVNTGSRDERTEENGITHFIEHLLFKGTEKRSAKDIAREFDRIGGDLNAYTSKEYTCYYAKVLDHHAPLAVEVLADMFFNSVMDPVEIDKERLVVKEEISMTEDMADDDVHEQLWRVMYPDNSIGAPILGTTETLDRFSRQQIMDYMERHYTPSNTVISVAGHIDGKLLSQIETLFGSFERKSPENAHVMPTFVPGQSIKHKETEQAHICLGYPGLSLQDDQLFTMAVLNNIIGGSMSSRLFQEIREDRGLAYSVYSYHSAYSDHGTFAIYGGTADHQVGEVEELIRTSLQRMQQGDISEAEISDSREQLKGNLLLGLESTGSRMSRNGKYELLHGKHQSADDIIHLIDAVEREHVLDLIQLTSGSPAVSIIRSQ; from the coding sequence ATGGTTACCACGTATACTTGCCAAAATGGCTTGCGCATTGTCTCTGAACATATCCCGCACTTTCGCTCAGTAGCGGTCGGCGTATTCGTCAATACAGGCTCGCGCGATGAGCGCACAGAAGAAAACGGCATCACGCATTTCATTGAACATCTCTTGTTCAAAGGTACCGAAAAACGCAGCGCCAAAGACATCGCACGTGAATTCGACCGCATCGGCGGCGATTTGAACGCCTATACTTCAAAAGAATACACTTGTTATTACGCCAAAGTGCTTGACCATCATGCGCCGCTGGCAGTCGAGGTATTGGCGGATATGTTTTTCAATTCGGTGATGGACCCGGTGGAAATCGATAAAGAGCGCCTTGTCGTCAAAGAAGAAATCAGCATGACTGAAGACATGGCGGATGACGATGTCCACGAGCAATTATGGCGGGTCATGTATCCTGACAATTCAATCGGCGCTCCAATTTTGGGCACTACCGAAACACTGGACCGTTTCTCAAGACAGCAGATCATGGATTATATGGAGCGCCATTACACGCCATCAAATACAGTCATTTCCGTGGCTGGCCACATCGATGGCAAATTGCTCAGCCAGATCGAAACTTTATTCGGTTCATTTGAACGGAAAAGCCCCGAAAACGCGCATGTCATGCCGACCTTTGTGCCTGGGCAGTCGATCAAGCATAAAGAAACGGAACAAGCCCATATCTGTCTTGGATATCCGGGATTGTCGCTGCAAGACGATCAGTTGTTTACGATGGCGGTATTGAACAACATCATCGGCGGCTCGATGTCGTCCAGGCTGTTCCAGGAAATCCGCGAAGACCGCGGCCTTGCCTATTCGGTCTATTCCTACCATTCAGCTTACTCAGATCACGGCACGTTCGCCATCTACGGGGGCACTGCCGACCACCAAGTCGGGGAAGTGGAAGAATTGATTCGCACATCACTTCAACGGATGCAACAAGGCGATATTAGCGAGGCAGAAATTTCCGATTCCCGCGAGCAGTTGAAAGGCAATTTGCTGCTTGGGCTTGAAAGCACGGGGTCCCGCATGAGCCGCAACGGAAAATATGAATTGCTTCACGGCAAACACCAGTCGGCCGATGACATCATCCACTTAATCGATGCAGTCGAGCGTGAACATGTACTTGATTTGATACAATTAACTTCCGGTTCACCAGCCGTCTCCATCATCCGTTCCCAATGA